AATGTATCTTGTAAAAACAGGATGCCAATGGCGGATGTTATCTGGTGATTTTCCAAAATGGCAATTGGTTTACTACTACTATAGCAAGTGGGCAAATGCAGAGGATTTTGATTTACTTCTTTCCAAATTACGCGAAGAAGTAAGGACTAAAAGAAACCAAAACAAAGTACCTAGTCTCGGAATGGTGGACAGCCAGAGTGTAAAATGGGGCAATAATCGTTCGTTGAAAGGATTTGAAGGAAACAAAAAAGTGAAAGGCATTAAACGACATATAGTAGTGGACAAAAACGGATTTTTATTAGCAGTAATAAGTAATAGCCACAGTAGCCAATATTCACGATGGTAAGGCGACAGATTTTCTGATGAGAACTTTGGCATATTTATTCATTCCTTTAAAGATTATCCTTGCCGATGGAGGTTATAGGGGAGAGATTATCGAACAAGTGAAGAATAAATTTGGTTATATCATTGAGGTAGTTATGAGAAATGATCAAAGGAAAAAGGATTTTCATCCCATTTCTAAAAGATGGGTGATAGAACGCACTTTTGCTTGGCTAGACAATGATCGAAGATTATGTAGAAATTATGAATTACTGCTAGAAAACTCAGAAAATATGGTTAAATTATCCGCTATAAAAATTTTACTCAAAAAAAATTAAACAGGCTTTTAACGTGCCTTTTTTCTTGAAAAGTCAAAAAAAATCTGAAAATAAATACATTATAGTTTGTTGAGTTAAAAAATATTTTTATATTTGCACCCCTCAAAGAAGAGAATATTTTAAATTAATTTTTTGTAAATAAATTATGCCAACAATTTCACAATTAGTACGAAAAGGAAGAGCTACGATTGCCAAGAAGAGTAAATCGGCTGCTTTGGATTCGTGTCCTCAACGAAGAGGTGTGTGTACGCGTGTTTATACGACAACTCCTAAAAAGCCAAACTCAGCGATGCGTAAAGTAGCACGTGTGCGTTTGACTAACGGAAACGAAATTAACGCTTACATTCCTGGTGAAGGACATAACCTCCAAGAGCACTCGATAGTATTGGTAAGAGGCGGAAGGGTAAAAGATTTACCAGGTGTTCGTTACCACATTGTTCGTGGTGCGTTAGACACAGCAGGGGTTGCAGGAAGAACGCAACGTCGTTCTAAATACGGCGCGAAACGTCCAAAACCAGGACAGGCAGCCGCAGCACCAGCAAAAGGGAAGAAAAAATAATTAAACCTTTAATTAGAAGAAATGAGAAAAAGACAGGCTAAGAAAAGACCTCTTTTACCAGATCCGAAATTTAATGATCAATTGGTAACCCGTTTTGTGAATAACTTAATGTGGGATGGTAAGAAGTCAATCGCTTTTAAGGTGTTTTACGATGCGCTTGATATTGTAGAACAGAAAAAGAACAATGACGAGAAAACGGCTTTGGAAGTTTGGAAAGATGCTTTGACTAACGTGATGCCTCACGTTGAGGTGCGTAGTCGTAGAGTAGGAGGGGCTACCTTTCAAATTCCGATGCAAATCAGACCAGACAGAAAAGTGTCAATGGCTATGAAA
This genomic window from Capnocytophaga canimorsus contains:
- a CDS encoding transposase yields the protein MNFNERKRKHDLRTIWNAIMYLVKTGCQWRMLSGDFPKWQLVYYYYSKWANAEDFDLLLSKLREEVRTKRNQNKVPSLGMVDSQSVKWGNNRSLKGFEGNKKVKGIKRHIVVDKNGFLLAVISNSHSSQYSRW
- a CDS encoding transposase; its protein translation is MRTLAYLFIPLKIILADGGYRGEIIEQVKNKFGYIIEVVMRNDQRKKDFHPISKRWVIERTFAWLDNDRRLCRNYELLLENSENMVKLSAIKILLKKN
- the rpsG gene encoding 30S ribosomal protein S7; translation: MRKRQAKKRPLLPDPKFNDQLVTRFVNNLMWDGKKSIAFKVFYDALDIVEQKKNNDEKTALEVWKDALTNVMPHVEVRSRRVGGATFQIPMQIRPDRKVSMAMKWLIGYARKRNEKSMSQKLAGEILSAAKEEGAAVKKRMDTHKMAEANKAFSHFRF
- the rpsL gene encoding 30S ribosomal protein S12, whose product is MPTISQLVRKGRATIAKKSKSAALDSCPQRRGVCTRVYTTTPKKPNSAMRKVARVRLTNGNEINAYIPGEGHNLQEHSIVLVRGGRVKDLPGVRYHIVRGALDTAGVAGRTQRRSKYGAKRPKPGQAAAAPAKGKKK